The following proteins come from a genomic window of Edaphobacter sp. 4G125:
- a CDS encoding thioredoxin family protein has translation MLNRFRTIPVMATVLVSMATFPAATQMKTPFVKKHLYSSTADPKADIAAALKQAKAEKKRVILDFGGDWCGDCQVLDIYMHESPNTELIAKHFVVVHIDIGRMDHNVDVADKYKVPIKKGVPALAVLDANGRLLYSQQNKEFENMENMKSSDVTAFLRRWKG, from the coding sequence ATGCTCAATCGATTCCGGACGATTCCAGTTATGGCTACTGTACTGGTGAGCATGGCAACTTTTCCGGCTGCAACGCAGATGAAGACGCCTTTTGTTAAAAAGCATCTATATTCTTCGACTGCAGACCCGAAGGCCGATATCGCCGCCGCGCTGAAACAGGCAAAGGCTGAGAAGAAACGGGTCATTCTGGACTTTGGCGGTGACTGGTGTGGCGACTGCCAGGTGCTGGACATTTACATGCACGAGAGCCCGAATACGGAATTGATTGCAAAGCATTTTGTGGTTGTCCATATTGATATTGGGCGTATGGACCACAATGTTGACGTTGCGGACAAGTACAAGGTTCCAATCAAAAAGGGTGTTCCGGCGCTGGCTGTGCTCGATGCCAACGGCCGTCTGCTGTATTCGCAGCAGAACAAAGAGTTCGAGAACATGGAAAATATGAAATCGAGCGACGTAACGGCATTTTTGAGACGCTGGAAGGGCTAA
- a CDS encoding YihY/virulence factor BrkB family protein: MRQLLRIPILLHRAALRAMKHDVLNLAQSSAYSAIVALFPTLIIAAAVIALLPDTAPVRSQLGAFFDRVLPPEVIPILGSYFTAAPHKSKSARVVLLSLLVSVTGGSSVIATYMEGFRRAHNLPSDCWTFWGRRARAYALVPLSLVPLAIASSLIVFGHLITLWLALHVMPSVRTEVYIMAIFFRWLIALTGSVGLIALIYHMGTPIRQPWHRVLPGAIAATAMWFVTTLVFGWYVTRFANYSQVYGSLGAGIALLFWLYIVSLSVLFGAEFNAVFLAGESADVAS, translated from the coding sequence GTGAGACAACTCCTGCGCATCCCCATCCTTCTTCATCGCGCTGCGTTGCGCGCGATGAAGCATGACGTTCTGAATCTTGCCCAGTCCTCAGCCTATTCGGCAATAGTGGCCTTGTTTCCCACCTTAATCATTGCGGCTGCGGTGATTGCGCTGCTGCCGGATACGGCTCCTGTTCGTTCGCAGTTGGGCGCATTCTTCGATCGCGTGCTTCCTCCAGAGGTGATCCCTATTCTGGGAAGCTACTTTACGGCCGCGCCGCACAAGAGCAAGTCGGCCCGAGTCGTGCTTCTCTCCCTTCTTGTTTCCGTTACGGGAGGTTCGAGCGTAATTGCGACCTACATGGAAGGCTTCCGGCGCGCCCATAACCTGCCTTCGGATTGCTGGACCTTCTGGGGAAGACGTGCACGAGCGTATGCTCTGGTTCCACTCTCACTCGTTCCGCTTGCGATTGCCAGTTCGCTGATTGTCTTCGGACATCTGATCACGCTCTGGCTCGCCCTGCATGTCATGCCATCGGTGCGAACCGAAGTCTACATCATGGCGATTTTCTTCCGTTGGCTGATTGCCCTCACGGGGTCCGTGGGACTCATTGCGTTGATCTACCACATGGGGACGCCGATCCGACAACCCTGGCACAGAGTTCTCCCTGGAGCCATTGCCGCCACGGCCATGTGGTTTGTGACGACGCTGGTCTTCGGCTGGTACGTCACCCGGTTTGCAAATTATTCCCAGGTTTATGGCTCTCTGGGGGCAGGAATTGCATTGCTTTTCTGGCTCTACATCGTCTCTTTAAGTGTGCTTTTTGGCGCTGAATTCAATGCGGTCTTTCTGGCAGGAGAAAGCGCTGACGTTGCATCCTGA
- the pyk gene encoding pyruvate kinase translates to MNTANPLLNDAYSTDNGRLRRAKIVGTLGPASSSIEVFRQLVRAGLDVARLNFSHGSHAQKAELIKMVRQVSREEGKPICILADLQGPKIRTGKLKDHKPVQLIAGKQLIITPQEIAGTASMVGTTFTTLAENLEPGSRILLSDGLIELRVEQIKGGDVVCKIINGGVLGENKGINLPGIPVKVPSLTEKDEEDLVFAIGEGVDTIAVSFVRTADDIRHVKNRLAALKSNAWIVAKLEKPQAIEHLDSILEATDAIMVARGDLGVEVPPEKVPAIQKHIIRRAAEYRKPVITATQMLESMIENPRPTRAEASDVANAVYDGTDAVMLSAESAAGKYPVEAVAMMAKIVAETEEQIHLDPPADSRHPRGLRLSVAETICECMAHAADDLDVAAIAIFTETGATARLLSKYRPDPPIYALSPFEEVINRSMLLWGTYPILCGRFHDTDTLVNMAEEILESRGSVQERQIVGIVAGTRTRSGATNFMRLHMIGDRDTEPVGASKKSKKPAKKPAGKTAKKKR, encoded by the coding sequence ATGAATACCGCGAATCCCCTGCTTAACGACGCCTACTCAACCGATAACGGGCGTCTCCGCCGCGCCAAAATTGTAGGGACTCTGGGCCCCGCCTCCAGTTCAATCGAGGTATTCCGGCAACTTGTTCGTGCCGGGTTGGATGTGGCCAGGTTGAACTTCTCTCATGGATCTCATGCGCAAAAGGCGGAACTGATCAAGATGGTTCGCCAGGTATCGCGCGAAGAAGGGAAGCCGATCTGCATCCTGGCCGACCTGCAGGGACCCAAGATTCGTACCGGCAAACTTAAGGACCACAAACCAGTTCAGTTGATCGCTGGTAAGCAACTGATTATTACTCCGCAGGAGATCGCTGGAACGGCCTCGATGGTCGGGACAACCTTTACCACTCTTGCTGAAAATCTCGAGCCCGGTTCCCGCATCCTGCTCTCCGACGGACTGATCGAGTTACGTGTCGAGCAGATCAAAGGCGGCGACGTCGTCTGCAAGATCATCAACGGCGGCGTGCTTGGCGAAAACAAAGGCATTAACCTTCCCGGAATCCCTGTAAAGGTTCCTTCGCTTACGGAGAAGGATGAGGAAGATCTGGTCTTTGCCATTGGCGAGGGTGTCGACACCATTGCAGTCTCTTTCGTGCGTACGGCTGATGATATCCGCCACGTCAAAAACCGCTTGGCGGCCCTGAAATCCAACGCGTGGATTGTCGCCAAGCTGGAGAAGCCCCAGGCTATCGAGCATCTCGACTCGATCCTGGAAGCTACGGACGCCATCATGGTGGCTCGTGGTGATCTCGGTGTCGAGGTTCCTCCGGAGAAGGTTCCGGCGATTCAGAAGCACATCATCCGTCGAGCCGCGGAGTATCGCAAGCCTGTGATCACGGCGACCCAGATGCTCGAATCGATGATCGAGAATCCTCGTCCGACCCGCGCCGAAGCCTCCGACGTCGCCAATGCGGTCTACGACGGAACCGATGCCGTGATGCTCTCGGCTGAGAGCGCTGCTGGCAAATATCCTGTCGAAGCCGTGGCTATGATGGCCAAGATCGTTGCTGAGACCGAAGAGCAAATTCATCTCGATCCTCCGGCGGATTCGCGTCACCCACGCGGGCTTCGCCTGTCTGTCGCCGAGACGATCTGCGAGTGCATGGCGCACGCCGCCGATGATCTTGACGTTGCGGCAATCGCGATCTTTACCGAGACCGGTGCGACGGCGCGCCTGCTCTCCAAGTACAGGCCCGATCCTCCGATCTATGCGCTCAGCCCCTTTGAGGAGGTCATCAATCGATCGATGCTTCTCTGGGGAACATATCCCATCCTCTGCGGCCGCTTCCACGACACAGACACTCTGGTCAATATGGCTGAGGAGATTCTCGAAAGCCGTGGGAGTGTGCAGGAACGACAGATCGTAGGTATCGTTGCCGGAACGCGTACCCGCTCCGGAGCGACCAACTTTATGCGCCTTCACATGATTGGTGATCGCGATACGGAGCCGGTAGGCGCTTCGAAAAAATCGAAGAAGCCAGCGAAGAAACCCGCAGGGAAGACCGCGAAAAAGAAACGGTAG
- a CDS encoding DUF6807 domain-containing protein: MRSLLLGSLLAIGSLQVAMAADNTVKVVTDDAHQRVDVTIGGKPFTSYMWPSTLKKPVLFPLVASDGVTVTRGYPLAPRETERVDHPHHAGLWFNYGNANGFDFWNNSDAIKPEQRPKMGTIHHERVVSAKSGPKGELIVDSMWETGAGEKIFNQRTKYVFSQKGDARTIDMTVTLHALDKVVFHDDKEGVLGIRVAHFLESPTEKGGTFADASGRPTKVMGNTAGATGVYRTSEGVEGDAVWSTRGKWCELTGHTPDGHTETIAIFDHTGNPGYPTYWHARGYGLFAANPLGRKIFDPKQSQFDYTIEKGTSATFKYRIVISSHAVTPEEMNKTASAFEAE, from the coding sequence ATGCGTAGTCTGCTTCTCGGGTCTTTACTGGCAATTGGCAGTTTGCAGGTGGCAATGGCGGCAGATAACACAGTCAAGGTGGTCACAGATGACGCGCACCAGCGCGTCGATGTGACCATCGGCGGCAAACCCTTCACCTCGTATATGTGGCCATCGACGCTGAAGAAGCCAGTTCTATTTCCGCTGGTTGCTTCCGATGGCGTGACGGTAACGCGGGGGTATCCATTAGCTCCGCGCGAAACCGAACGTGTGGACCATCCGCACCATGCTGGCTTGTGGTTCAACTACGGCAACGCGAATGGCTTTGATTTCTGGAACAATTCGGATGCCATCAAGCCGGAGCAGCGGCCAAAGATGGGCACCATTCATCACGAACGTGTCGTCTCCGCAAAGAGTGGACCCAAGGGCGAGTTGATTGTCGACTCTATGTGGGAGACTGGTGCGGGCGAGAAGATCTTCAACCAGAGAACGAAGTATGTCTTCTCACAGAAGGGCGATGCACGCACCATTGATATGACGGTTACGCTGCACGCGCTCGACAAGGTCGTCTTTCACGACGACAAAGAGGGCGTACTCGGTATCCGCGTAGCCCACTTCCTGGAATCACCGACCGAGAAGGGCGGCACCTTTGCCGATGCCAGCGGTCGGCCCACCAAGGTGATGGGCAATACAGCCGGAGCGACAGGGGTCTATCGCACCAGCGAAGGTGTAGAGGGCGATGCGGTCTGGTCGACACGTGGTAAGTGGTGCGAGTTGACCGGACACACTCCGGATGGCCATACCGAGACAATTGCGATCTTCGACCACACTGGCAATCCTGGCTATCCGACATACTGGCACGCACGAGGATACGGCCTTTTTGCGGCGAATCCCCTAGGACGGAAGATCTTTGATCCCAAGCAATCGCAGTTCGATTACACGATTGAAAAAGGAACTTCAGCAACCTTCAAGTACCGCATCGTGATTTCGTCTCATGCCGTGACGCCTGAGGAGATGAACAAAACTGCGAGTGCATTCGAAGCAGAGTAG
- a CDS encoding Gfo/Idh/MocA family protein: MTLERTNRREFVKMGAAVAGTVATWNATSYAKIVGANDRVRTAVVGCGDRMKSSLIPSFLQHSKELNFEFVAISDLWNRRREEGVAYIEKKGGGKVDTVKNNDELYARKDVDAVLIATADFQHAKHGVEAVKAGRDAYVEKPLAHTMKDARAIRAAVHASKQVVQIGTQRRSTPSYQRAYEYIQSGKFGEINMVEMTWNVNQPGRWRRPDVVPLLKEQDTDWKRYLMDQPYEPFDARKYLEFRLFWPYSSGIPDQWLVHQIDTVHWFTGLKAPRSVVANGGIYQWHDGRRNWDTMTAVFDYGPFDDPSKGFQVLYSSRQTNSAGGVKEIYYSNGGSLDMDKQIVNSTGGLTARAAAEMGMKEDLLGTYSLGEAEATSTAANTGVDKQTSANMRNWMECVRSRKQPNAHVDAGYSHSVALCMNVAAIQTGQRVTFDPKTEQILAGGKVYA; this comes from the coding sequence ATGACACTCGAGAGGACGAACCGCAGGGAGTTCGTGAAGATGGGAGCGGCGGTAGCCGGAACGGTTGCAACGTGGAACGCAACCAGCTACGCCAAGATTGTGGGCGCCAACGACCGTGTACGGACCGCCGTGGTGGGCTGCGGCGACAGGATGAAAAGTTCCCTGATTCCCTCCTTCCTGCAGCACAGCAAGGAGCTGAACTTTGAGTTTGTCGCTATTTCGGACCTTTGGAATCGCCGTCGTGAAGAGGGTGTCGCTTATATCGAGAAGAAGGGCGGTGGCAAGGTCGACACCGTGAAGAATAACGATGAACTGTATGCCCGCAAGGACGTCGATGCGGTACTCATCGCTACCGCCGACTTTCAGCACGCCAAACATGGCGTCGAAGCGGTCAAGGCCGGACGCGATGCCTACGTCGAAAAGCCGCTGGCCCACACCATGAAGGATGCCCGGGCCATCCGTGCGGCGGTCCACGCCAGTAAACAGGTCGTTCAGATCGGCACACAGCGCCGCTCGACGCCAAGCTATCAAAGGGCCTACGAGTACATCCAGTCGGGTAAGTTTGGCGAGATCAACATGGTGGAGATGACCTGGAACGTGAACCAGCCTGGCCGCTGGCGCAGGCCCGATGTCGTGCCGCTGCTGAAGGAGCAAGACACGGACTGGAAGCGCTATCTGATGGACCAGCCCTACGAACCCTTCGATGCTCGGAAGTATCTGGAGTTCCGTCTCTTCTGGCCTTACTCCTCGGGAATTCCTGATCAGTGGCTGGTGCACCAGATCGATACCGTGCACTGGTTTACAGGACTGAAGGCTCCGCGCAGCGTCGTCGCCAATGGCGGAATCTACCAGTGGCATGATGGCCGCCGAAACTGGGACACGATGACGGCAGTCTTCGACTACGGCCCGTTTGATGATCCGAGCAAGGGCTTCCAGGTGCTCTACTCTTCGCGTCAGACGAACTCCGCAGGAGGAGTGAAGGAAATCTACTACTCCAATGGTGGTTCTCTGGATATGGACAAGCAAATTGTGAACTCCACTGGCGGTCTGACCGCAAGGGCTGCCGCTGAGATGGGCATGAAGGAAGACCTGCTGGGCACTTATTCACTGGGCGAGGCTGAAGCGACCTCCACCGCGGCGAACACCGGAGTCGACAAGCAGACCTCAGCAAACATGCGGAACTGGATGGAGTGCGTTCGCTCGCGCAAGCAGCCGAATGCGCACGTCGATGCCGGATACAGCCACTCCGTTGCACTGTGCATGAACGTCGCGGCGATCCAGACCGGCCAACGCGTCACCTTCGATCCGAAGACAGAGCAGATTCTGGCTGGAGGCAAGGTCTATGCGTAG
- a CDS encoding PEP-CTERM sorting domain-containing protein, with protein sequence MRFFKALALSVVALVLSASALRADTVTYNLTLTPYAGSIYGGTGTLTLEGAPSATGISDYTVAAGNLDDVTFNIGGQTFTLAGADGNTLVRFLDGQLNDITFSEMIGASPYRFTFHSTSGYAFYYNDNQAASYGSFTASLAPSTSPVPEPQSLALFATGLLGGAGVLGRRFRSVKSN encoded by the coding sequence ATGCGTTTTTTCAAGGCTCTGGCTCTTTCTGTGGTTGCTCTGGTTCTCTCGGCTTCAGCACTTCGTGCAGATACCGTTACCTATAACCTCACCCTGACCCCGTATGCGGGCTCGATCTATGGCGGAACCGGAACCCTGACTCTGGAGGGTGCTCCTTCGGCGACCGGCATTTCGGACTATACCGTTGCGGCTGGCAATCTCGATGATGTCACCTTCAACATTGGCGGTCAGACCTTCACACTCGCAGGAGCGGACGGAAACACCCTTGTCCGCTTTCTCGATGGCCAGTTGAACGACATCACTTTTTCCGAGATGATCGGGGCCTCGCCCTATCGCTTTACCTTCCACTCGACCAGCGGATATGCCTTCTATTACAACGACAACCAGGCGGCGTCCTACGGTAGCTTCACCGCTTCGCTAGCGCCTTCTACCTCGCCGGTACCCGAGCCTCAGTCCCTCGCCCTCTTTGCAACTGGACTTCTCGGCGGTGCCGGAGTGCTGGGCCGCCGTTTCCGCTCTGTCAAAAGCAACTAA
- a CDS encoding methyltransferase family protein, which produces MLGLFVAGGVALWFAPFLIAKQGSSNLASVDRQARWGILLEFVGIGLVAAGGYWSEPRPSWRIGIAIAFFLLAALLSWTATRTLGKQFRLDAAIGVEHELIRNGPYRIVRHPIYTSMLCVLWAIGFITAPTLLLVIATMIFLAGTEIRVRIEDRLLEERFGDSFRQYKLSTPAYLPFLR; this is translated from the coding sequence ATGCTCGGATTGTTTGTTGCTGGAGGAGTCGCCCTGTGGTTCGCCCCCTTTCTTATCGCGAAGCAGGGCTCGAGTAATCTGGCTTCGGTGGATCGACAGGCGCGCTGGGGGATACTGCTCGAGTTCGTCGGCATTGGGCTCGTCGCTGCAGGCGGCTACTGGAGCGAACCACGTCCTTCATGGCGGATCGGGATCGCCATAGCATTTTTTCTGCTCGCTGCCCTGCTCTCCTGGACCGCAACCCGCACTCTGGGAAAGCAGTTTCGCCTCGATGCTGCCATCGGCGTCGAGCATGAGTTGATTCGCAACGGTCCCTATCGGATCGTTCGTCATCCGATCTACACATCCATGCTATGCGTGCTGTGGGCCATCGGATTCATAACAGCGCCGACGCTGCTCCTTGTGATTGCCACCATGATTTTCTTGGCCGGGACCGAAATCCGAGTCCGGATTGAAGATCGTCTGCTGGAGGAGCGGTTTGGGGACAGCTTCCGTCAATACAAACTCTCGACTCCGGCTTATCTTCCCTTCCTGCGCTGA
- the mutL gene encoding DNA mismatch repair endonuclease MutL, translated as MGRIRILSDQVANQIAAGEVVERPASVVKELLENSLDAGATRLRIEIEGGGRKLIRIADNGHGMMADDALLAFERHATSKLRTSDDLLSIATLGFRGEALPSIASVSRLTLETRAAEEDSGTMIEIAGGNILRVEPAGLPVGTTITIRDLFFNTPARRKFLRSEQTELSHIAALVTHYALANPAKHFELHSATQSLLTAPIAATNADRLFQIFGKETSSHMIPVVAEIDFARAGIPEPPPWKREADYEPPAPGFLRFSGFVAKPELQKLNRNSIYIFVNGRLIRDRLILHALTEAYRNIIPPTSYPVVLLFLEMPPQEVDVNVHPAKTEVRFRQSAFIHDFVRDTIRTALMHARPAANFLQALHNSPVASASLLVDVSPLPGGSDQQGLAQPTFDPQFPATGFGSEPAPTSTDVAAFTLESAAVPPSPGRLSFNEGSIPVGYDESSSIPLEPEGEARTLNALATLRPLGQLQDSFILAVNEEGLWIVDQHVAHERVLFEKILREREVEKVQRQRLLMPMLVDLLPGQMIAFARLTEELERNGFEAEPFGPQTIAIKAAPVGLEGRELERMLEEVLSVPEREQQVENAEARRTRIAASIACHAAIKINTPLEPAKINWLLAELAKTDHPTSCPHGRPIALRYSLKDIQRAFKRI; from the coding sequence ATGGGCCGCATCCGCATCCTCTCTGACCAGGTGGCAAACCAGATCGCCGCCGGCGAAGTCGTCGAGCGTCCGGCCTCTGTCGTCAAGGAGTTGCTGGAAAACTCGCTCGATGCTGGAGCCACACGCCTTCGCATTGAAATCGAGGGCGGCGGCCGCAAACTCATCCGCATCGCCGACAATGGCCACGGCATGATGGCTGACGACGCTCTGCTCGCCTTCGAGCGCCACGCTACCTCGAAGCTCCGTACCTCGGATGATCTGCTCTCCATCGCCACGCTTGGATTCCGTGGCGAAGCCCTGCCTTCTATCGCTTCCGTCTCTCGTCTTACGCTCGAGACCCGTGCCGCCGAGGAGGACTCCGGCACCATGATCGAGATCGCCGGAGGCAACATTCTTCGCGTGGAACCCGCAGGTCTGCCGGTTGGAACGACGATCACGATTCGCGACCTCTTCTTCAACACTCCTGCACGGCGCAAATTTCTTCGCTCTGAGCAGACCGAGCTCTCACATATTGCCGCGCTGGTTACTCACTATGCTCTAGCGAATCCTGCGAAGCACTTTGAGCTGCACTCCGCCACGCAATCTCTTCTCACTGCGCCGATCGCCGCAACCAATGCCGACCGCCTCTTCCAGATCTTTGGTAAGGAAACCAGCTCGCACATGATTCCCGTTGTGGCTGAGATCGATTTTGCCCGTGCAGGCATTCCCGAGCCACCTCCCTGGAAGCGTGAAGCAGACTATGAGCCGCCTGCGCCCGGTTTCCTTCGTTTCTCCGGCTTTGTTGCGAAGCCCGAGCTGCAGAAGCTCAATCGCAACTCGATCTACATCTTCGTCAATGGACGTCTCATTCGTGATCGCCTTATTCTGCACGCGCTCACCGAGGCCTACCGGAACATCATTCCGCCGACCTCTTATCCCGTTGTGCTGCTCTTTCTCGAGATGCCGCCGCAGGAGGTCGATGTCAACGTACATCCTGCCAAGACTGAGGTTCGTTTTCGTCAGTCTGCGTTTATTCATGACTTTGTTCGCGATACTATTCGAACCGCGTTGATGCATGCTCGTCCGGCAGCCAACTTCCTTCAGGCGCTTCACAACTCTCCGGTCGCCAGTGCTTCGCTGCTCGTGGATGTCAGTCCGCTTCCCGGTGGTTCAGACCAGCAAGGACTAGCCCAACCCACCTTCGATCCACAGTTTCCAGCAACGGGATTCGGCTCCGAGCCCGCTCCGACCTCAACGGATGTAGCCGCTTTTACCCTGGAGTCAGCCGCGGTTCCACCCTCACCCGGTCGACTTAGCTTCAACGAAGGTTCAATCCCCGTCGGTTACGACGAGTCCTCATCCATCCCGCTCGAACCAGAGGGCGAAGCCCGCACCCTCAATGCTCTCGCCACACTCAGACCTCTCGGACAGCTTCAAGACTCCTTCATTCTTGCTGTCAACGAGGAAGGACTTTGGATCGTCGATCAACACGTTGCGCACGAGCGCGTTCTCTTCGAGAAGATCCTTCGCGAGCGCGAGGTGGAAAAGGTGCAGCGCCAGCGCCTGCTGATGCCCATGCTTGTCGATCTTCTCCCTGGACAGATGATTGCTTTCGCTCGTCTTACCGAGGAGTTGGAGCGCAATGGCTTCGAGGCCGAACCCTTCGGTCCGCAGACCATCGCCATCAAAGCTGCTCCCGTCGGTCTCGAAGGTCGCGAGCTCGAACGCATGCTCGAAGAAGTCCTCTCCGTTCCCGAGCGGGAGCAGCAGGTTGAGAATGCAGAAGCCCGTCGCACCCGTATCGCTGCGTCGATCGCCTGTCACGCGGCCATTAAGATCAACACTCCGCTGGAGCCAGCCAAGATCAACTGGCTACTTGCCGAGTTGGCCAAGACCGACCATCCCACGAGCTGCCCTCATGGCCGTCCTATCGCCTTGCGCTACTCGCTCAAAGATATTCAGCGAGCCTTCAAACGTATTTGA
- the cmk gene encoding (d)CMP kinase: MSESSHAVSDLASTPASRRARPVIAIDGPAGAGKSTLAAYLARRFGFLNLETGAMYRALALKAIQNDLAFDEEQPLLDLAAYTRIQLEPQLEGNRVLLDGMDVSRRIRDTDVTAAASRVSVHPRLRSWMVEQQRALGAQGGVVMEGRDIGTAVFPDAEVKIFLDASPEVRGDRRYRQVSLPPFPDRDDPEDVPVTKPTSEQIAAHQKILKELKERDERDRSRAESPLRPASDAVILDSTTLSLEQVLEEAEQIVRSHITDGNLGSK, from the coding sequence ATGAGTGAGAGCAGTCACGCAGTTTCAGATTTGGCCAGCACTCCCGCCAGCCGCCGTGCGCGTCCGGTCATTGCTATTGACGGTCCTGCCGGCGCGGGAAAAAGTACGCTTGCCGCTTATCTCGCGCGTCGTTTTGGATTTCTCAATCTTGAAACAGGTGCCATGTATCGTGCACTCGCTCTCAAAGCCATTCAAAATGATCTTGCTTTCGACGAAGAGCAACCTCTTCTTGATCTTGCCGCTTATACGCGCATTCAGCTGGAACCCCAACTGGAAGGCAACCGCGTTCTGCTCGATGGCATGGATGTTTCCCGTCGTATCCGCGATACCGATGTAACGGCCGCGGCCTCGCGTGTCTCGGTTCATCCGCGCCTTCGCTCTTGGATGGTGGAGCAGCAACGCGCCCTGGGCGCCCAGGGTGGAGTGGTGATGGAAGGCAGAGATATCGGAACAGCGGTTTTTCCCGACGCCGAGGTCAAGATCTTTCTCGATGCCTCTCCGGAGGTCCGGGGAGACCGCCGTTATCGCCAGGTCTCGCTTCCGCCCTTTCCAGATCGCGATGATCCTGAAGACGTGCCTGTTACCAAGCCTACGAGTGAACAGATTGCAGCCCATCAGAAAATTCTGAAGGAGCTGAAAGAACGGGATGAGCGGGATCGAAGCCGGGCCGAATCTCCCCTTCGACCTGCTTCCGATGCGGTCATTTTGGACTCGACTACGCTCTCGCTGGAACAAGTACTCGAAGAGGCCGAACAGATCGTCCGTTCGCATATCACCGACGGTAATCTGGGCAGCAAATAA
- a CDS encoding cold-shock protein yields MEQGTVKWFNDAKGFGFISRQNGEDVFVHYSAINSSGFKSLQEGQAVQFNVVKGPKGWQASDVQPL; encoded by the coding sequence ATGGAACAGGGAACAGTGAAGTGGTTCAATGACGCAAAAGGGTTTGGCTTTATTAGCCGCCAGAACGGCGAGGACGTGTTCGTGCACTACTCGGCGATCAATTCGAGCGGTTTCAAGAGCCTCCAGGAAGGTCAGGCAGTCCAGTTCAACGTAGTTAAGGGGCCAAAGGGCTGGCAGGCTTCTGACGTTCAGCCTCTCTAA